In a single window of the Geothermobacter hydrogeniphilus genome:
- a CDS encoding DMT family transporter, with amino-acid sequence MLSTYLKLFAAAFFWGGTFVAGRFLAADVHPATSAFFRFLFASLLLVVATRRLEGRLPKLDRRQMLAVSSLGLTGIFAYNLFFFNGLTQIGAGRAALIIALNPVAITLCSVLVYRESLPFSRLLGIPLSIFGAMLVITRGNPELILQGGIGRGELLIFGCVLSWTLYSVIGKTAMRGLSPLAAVCWSSLVGTLLLLIPALLQDSFAEALGLSISSWLSIGYLGLFGTVVSFLWYFQGIEAIGPSRAAVFINFVPVNGVLLATLLLGETLSPSLLVGGILVVTGACLANAPRPLFRRCL; translated from the coding sequence GTGCTGTCAACCTACCTGAAGCTTTTCGCCGCCGCCTTCTTCTGGGGCGGGACCTTCGTCGCCGGCCGGTTTCTGGCCGCTGACGTCCATCCGGCGACGTCGGCTTTCTTCCGCTTCCTGTTCGCCTCGCTGCTGCTGGTGGTGGCCACCCGGCGTCTGGAGGGACGGCTGCCGAAACTCGACCGCCGGCAGATGCTGGCCGTCAGCTCACTGGGACTGACCGGTATCTTTGCCTACAACCTCTTCTTCTTCAACGGATTGACACAGATCGGTGCCGGTCGGGCGGCGCTGATCATTGCCCTCAACCCGGTCGCCATCACCCTCTGTTCGGTCCTGGTTTATCGGGAATCCCTGCCCTTCAGCCGTCTGCTGGGCATCCCCCTGTCGATCTTCGGCGCCATGCTGGTCATCACCCGGGGCAACCCGGAGCTGATCCTGCAGGGCGGCATCGGCCGCGGCGAGCTGCTGATTTTCGGCTGCGTGCTCTCCTGGACGCTCTACTCGGTGATCGGCAAGACCGCCATGCGGGGGTTGTCGCCGCTGGCCGCCGTCTGCTGGTCGTCCCTCGTCGGGACCCTGCTGCTGCTGATTCCGGCGCTGCTGCAGGACAGCTTCGCCGAAGCCCTCGGGCTTTCCATATCTTCCTGGCTGAGCATCGGCTATCTCGGTCTGTTCGGCACCGTGGTCAGTTTTCTCTGGTACTTTCAGGGGATTGAAGCCATCGGCCCGTCGCGGGCCGCGGTCTTCATCAATTTTGTCCCGGTCAACGGGGTGCTGCTTGCCACCCTGCTGCTCGGTGAAACCCTCAGCCCGTCGCTGCTGGTCGGCGGCATCCTGGTTGTCACCGGCGCCTGTCTGGCCAATGCCCCCCGTCCCCTGTTCCGCCGCTGTCTGTAA
- a CDS encoding DUF309 domain-containing protein, with protein sequence MRRYSDQPFPAYRHRLDRTPHPTRDPRGHSYGLPEPIPLSCSQRNWPGCEPYLYGVDLFNHGYFWEAHTAFEQVWLAEGRETVNGLFFQGLIQIAAGFLKLAGGEPDNARMLVELGIEKLPTEPEVFFGLQLSPFITRIRESLENEAIPPIIELQIENSF encoded by the coding sequence ATGCGACGCTACTCGGACCAGCCCTTCCCCGCCTACCGTCACCGGCTCGACCGGACCCCGCACCCGACCCGTGACCCGCGCGGTCACAGCTACGGACTGCCCGAGCCGATCCCCCTTTCCTGTTCGCAACGAAACTGGCCCGGCTGTGAACCCTATCTCTATGGCGTCGACCTGTTCAACCACGGCTATTTCTGGGAAGCCCATACCGCCTTCGAGCAAGTCTGGCTGGCGGAGGGGCGCGAGACGGTCAACGGGCTCTTTTTTCAGGGATTGATCCAGATCGCCGCCGGATTCCTCAAGCTGGCGGGCGGCGAACCGGACAACGCCCGGATGCTGGTCGAACTGGGGATCGAAAAACTGCCGACCGAGCCCGAGGTCTTTTTCGGGCTGCAACTGTCACCTTTTATCACCCGAATACGGGAAAGCCTGGAGAATGAGGCCATCCCGCCGATAATAGAGCTGCAGATCGAAAACAGCTTCTGA
- a CDS encoding YgiQ family radical SAM protein has protein sequence MTEIPRDIPLDAWLPTSRAEMRARDWQQADVIIVSGDAYVDHPSFGGAVIGRLLEDLGLKVAVLPQPNWRDDLRDFRKLGAPRLFFAVTAGCMDSMVNHYTASRRRRADDAYTAGGRSGMRPDYAVSVYSRILKRLYPETPVVIGGIEASLRRVTHYDYWSDSFKPTILADSGADLLVYGMGEKPLTEIVRLLQRGVPFERLDTLEQTALLRPVESLPRCRKWRDEELASHESCLKNKKLQAKNFARIETESNRLQSRVRFLQRVNEKMLVINPPAALLDEKELDRSFALPYTRLPHPRYRGKTIPAFEMIKDSITLHRGCFGGCSFCTISAHQGKFITSRSESSILAELEQLTARPGFCGTLSDLGGPSANMYRMQGKNLDQCRHCARPSCLHPAVCANLDTRHRPLINLYRKVSGHPAVRHVHIGSGLRYDLFMHPTDDKELAADHAEYLEELVTRHVSGRLKVAPEHASDKILALMRKPSFAMFRELKRRFEQICREHNLNQQLIPYLISGHPGCGLEEMAELALKTRELGYRVEQVQLFTPTPMTLAAEMYATGIDPHSGRPIACATTDHLREEQHRLLFWYRPEELPKIVRSLHAAGLPCLARQFNEKPDGRNKKRKGKRGTGRRNDRNRH, from the coding sequence ATGACCGAGATCCCCCGCGATATCCCCCTGGACGCCTGGCTGCCGACCAGCCGCGCCGAGATGCGGGCCCGCGACTGGCAACAGGCCGACGTGATCATCGTCTCCGGCGACGCCTACGTCGATCATCCGAGTTTCGGCGGCGCGGTCATCGGCCGGCTGCTGGAAGATCTCGGGCTGAAGGTGGCGGTGCTGCCGCAGCCGAACTGGCGTGACGACCTGCGAGACTTCCGCAAGCTCGGCGCCCCACGGCTGTTCTTCGCCGTCACCGCCGGCTGCATGGATTCGATGGTCAACCACTACACCGCCAGCCGTCGGCGACGTGCCGACGACGCCTACACCGCCGGTGGCCGGTCCGGGATGCGGCCCGACTACGCGGTCAGCGTCTACAGCCGCATCCTCAAACGGCTCTATCCCGAAACCCCGGTGGTCATCGGCGGCATCGAGGCAAGTCTCAGGCGCGTCACGCATTACGACTACTGGTCCGACAGCTTCAAACCGACAATCCTCGCCGACAGCGGCGCCGACCTGCTGGTCTACGGCATGGGTGAGAAGCCGCTGACCGAAATTGTCCGGCTGCTGCAGCGCGGCGTTCCCTTCGAGCGTCTCGACACTCTCGAACAAACCGCTCTGCTGCGTCCAGTGGAGTCCCTGCCGCGCTGCCGGAAATGGCGGGATGAAGAACTGGCGTCCCACGAAAGCTGTTTGAAAAACAAGAAACTGCAGGCAAAAAATTTCGCCCGGATCGAAACCGAGAGCAACCGCCTGCAGAGCCGGGTGCGTTTTCTGCAACGGGTCAATGAAAAGATGCTGGTCATCAACCCGCCGGCCGCTCTTCTGGACGAAAAGGAACTGGACCGCAGCTTCGCCCTGCCCTACACCCGGCTGCCGCACCCCCGCTACCGGGGGAAAACGATTCCCGCTTTCGAGATGATCAAGGATTCAATCACCCTGCATCGCGGCTGCTTCGGCGGTTGTTCTTTCTGCACCATCTCCGCCCACCAGGGGAAATTCATCACCAGCCGCAGCGAATCCTCGATCCTGGCCGAACTGGAGCAGCTGACCGCCCGTCCCGGCTTCTGCGGCACCCTTTCCGACCTCGGCGGTCCGAGCGCCAACATGTACCGCATGCAGGGGAAGAATCTTGACCAGTGCCGTCACTGCGCCCGCCCGAGCTGCCTGCACCCGGCGGTCTGCGCCAACCTCGACACCCGCCATCGACCGCTGATCAACCTCTACCGCAAAGTCTCCGGTCACCCCGCGGTACGCCACGTCCATATTGGATCCGGCCTGCGCTACGACCTGTTCATGCATCCCACCGACGACAAAGAACTTGCCGCCGACCACGCCGAATACCTCGAAGAACTGGTCACCCGACATGTCTCCGGGCGTCTCAAGGTCGCCCCGGAACACGCTTCGGATAAGATTCTGGCGCTGATGCGCAAACCCTCCTTCGCCATGTTCCGGGAACTGAAGCGGCGCTTCGAGCAGATCTGCCGCGAACATAACCTGAACCAGCAGCTGATCCCCTACCTGATCTCGGGACACCCCGGCTGCGGGCTGGAGGAGATGGCGGAACTGGCACTCAAAACCCGCGAACTCGGCTACCGGGTTGAGCAGGTGCAGCTGTTCACGCCGACGCCGATGACCCTGGCCGCGGAGATGTACGCCACCGGCATCGATCCCCACAGCGGCCGGCCGATCGCCTGTGCCACAACCGACCACCTGCGGGAGGAACAGCACCGGCTGCTGTTCTGGTACCGACCGGAAGAGTTGCCGAAAATCGTCCGCAGCCTGCACGCGGCGGGGCTACCGTGCCTGGCACGGCAATTCAACGAAAAACCCGACGGAAGGAATAAAAAAAGAAAGGGAAAACGGGGGACAGGCCGTCGCAACGACAGAAACAGGCACTGA